One region of Monomorium pharaonis isolate MP-MQ-018 chromosome 11, ASM1337386v2, whole genome shotgun sequence genomic DNA includes:
- the LOC105837374 gene encoding uncharacterized protein LOC105837374: protein MSDKMAQGKLKVKTKLPAKAKANKGKGKAKKGPAVQRRGNAPVQPKKTKLQESQKLKKMISKTVNTAAEDDLRERALEGRKTLAKRNPSTSKK from the exons ATGAGCGATAAAATGGCTCAGGGAAAACTCAAAGTTAAGACGAAGCTGCCAGCAAAGGCAAAAGCCAACAAAGGCAAAGGCAAAGCCAAGAAAGGGCCTGCTGTCCAAAGACGTGGAA ATGCTCCTGTTCAACCTAAGAAGACAAAGTTGCAGGAGTCacagaaattgaaaaagatgATCTCGAAAACAGTAAACACTGCAGCAGAAGATGACCTGCGTGAGCGAGCCTTAGAGGGAAGGAAAACTCTTGCAAAGAGAAATCCTTCTActtcgaaaaaataa